One window of the Mangifera indica cultivar Alphonso unplaced genomic scaffold, CATAS_Mindica_2.1 Un_0020, whole genome shotgun sequence genome contains the following:
- the LOC123205929 gene encoding F-box/FBD/LRR-repeat protein At1g13570-like, which translates to MSTRAKIEHDQLKGELTAIDRVSELPWGILDNILGRLQMKEAVRTSILSRHWRYKWVNLSKLLFDVVSNRAVWNFPKPSASNTTFSMFCYLIVAIYTPLSFATPSQKNSPIFRPGYVILQETLPACIWSCEHLTHLQLRQYELPQPPCASKGRFRNLVSLNLYGKLNDMQFLENLICNCPVLQILMLNGLQNLAYLSIQAPKLKQVDLQGKFGALILKSCSVLAEITLVITSDEFTSVEYQDEGRI; encoded by the exons ATGAGTACTCGAGCGAAAATCGAGCATGATCAGCTCAAAGGTGAGCTTACAGCAATCGATAGAGTCAGCGAACTGCCTTGGGGTATTTTGGACAACATCCTTGGTCGTCTACAGATGAAGGAGGCTGTGAGAACAAGCATCCTGTCTAGACATTGGAGATATAAATGGGTTAACCTTTCAAAGCTGCTCTTTGACGTGGTCTCTAACCGCGCTGTTTGGAATTTTCCAAAACCAAGTGCGTCGAATACCACATTTTCAATGTTCTGCTATCTCATTGTGGCAATATACACACCTTTAAGCTTTGCAACACCTTCCCAGAAAAATTCTCCAATCTTCAGACCTGGATATGTTATCTTGCAAGAAACG TTACCAGCTTGCATATGGTCTTGTGAACATCTGACCCATTTGCAACTCCGTCAATATGAATTACCACAACCTCCTTGTGCTTCTAAAGGTCGTTTCAGAAATCTTGTCAGTCTCAATCTTTATGGGAAGCTTAATGATATGCAGTTTCTCGAAAACTTGATCTGCAACTGCCCTGTTCTACAGATATTGATGCTTAATGGTCTTCAAAATTTAGCTTATTTAAGTATTCAGGCTCCAAAGCTAAAACAGGTAGATCTCCAAGGAAAATTTGGGGCTCTCATTCTTAAAAGTTGTTCAGTCCTTGCAGAGATCACCTTAGTCATCACTTCAGATGAGTTTACCAGCGTCGAATATCAAGATGAAGGAAGGATTTAA